One genomic window of Sphingomonas sp. C3-2 includes the following:
- a CDS encoding HAMP domain-containing sensor histidine kinase — translation MTIIAAVWITLLLVGGGLALDRVLSDAITRNMDYQLEYVLRGMIAAGEIGPDGEVRFSRTLADQRFLEPNSGLYWQVSGKGQEPFRSRSLWDRALQIGPEHQDSQIHVYDSKEFPDQALRVMERDIMFPDSNVLWRFQVAQSRDELDAQIRTLRRTLVRSFALLGLGLIALTALQTLYGLWPLRRIRNAIVAMREGRANRVDESLPREVEPMVEELNALLEHNEKQAEEARRHAGNLAHALKTPLTVIMNAATAQAPDLSETVIREATTMRRQVDHHLARARAVGRRGHAHSRANVWASLESVERAVSRLYGHVRFDMDGPRDLDVRIERQDLDELLGNLVENSAKYGGGSVFVTIAPAGDFVEILVEDDGRGIPEEQRQKTFDRGTRLDTSKPGTGLGLSIVRDVAEIYGGSIELEESEDLGGLLARLRLPRAV, via the coding sequence ATGACGATCATCGCGGCGGTGTGGATCACGCTGCTGCTCGTCGGCGGCGGGCTCGCGCTCGACCGGGTATTGTCCGACGCGATCACGCGCAACATGGACTATCAGCTCGAATATGTGCTGCGCGGGATGATCGCGGCGGGCGAGATCGGGCCTGACGGCGAAGTGCGCTTCAGCCGCACGCTCGCCGACCAGCGTTTTCTCGAACCCAATTCGGGGCTCTACTGGCAGGTCAGCGGAAAGGGGCAGGAACCCTTCCGCTCGCGCTCGCTCTGGGATCGCGCCTTGCAGATCGGCCCCGAGCATCAGGACAGCCAGATCCACGTCTATGACAGCAAGGAATTTCCGGATCAGGCGCTGCGCGTGATGGAACGCGACATCATGTTCCCGGATTCGAACGTCCTCTGGCGCTTTCAGGTGGCTCAGAGTCGCGACGAGCTCGATGCCCAGATCCGCACGCTCCGGCGCACGCTGGTGCGCAGCTTCGCGCTGCTTGGCCTCGGCCTGATCGCGCTGACCGCGCTCCAGACGCTCTATGGCCTCTGGCCGCTCCGGCGGATCCGCAACGCCATCGTCGCCATGCGCGAAGGCCGCGCCAACCGCGTCGACGAATCGCTCCCGCGCGAAGTGGAGCCGATGGTCGAGGAGTTGAACGCGCTGCTCGAACATAATGAAAAACAGGCCGAGGAAGCCCGCCGCCATGCGGGCAATCTCGCGCATGCGCTCAAGACCCCGCTCACTGTCATCATGAATGCCGCCACCGCGCAGGCGCCCGATCTGTCGGAAACGGTGATCCGCGAGGCGACGACGATGCGCCGGCAGGTCGACCATCATCTGGCGCGCGCGCGCGCCGTTGGCCGGCGCGGCCATGCGCATAGCCGCGCCAATGTCTGGGCCAGCCTGGAATCGGTCGAACGCGCGGTCAGCCGGCTTTACGGCCATGTCCGCTTCGACATGGATGGCCCGCGCGATCTGGATGTGCGGATCGAGCGGCAGGATCTCGATGAACTGCTTGGCAATCTCGTCGAAAACTCCGCCAAATATGGCGGTGGCAGCGTGTTCGTGACGATCGCGCCGGCGGGCGATTTCGTCGAAATCCTCGTCGAGGATGACGGGCGCGGCATCCCCGAGGAACAACGCCAGAAGACCTTCGATCGCGGCACCCGGCTCGATACCAGCAAGCCCGGAACGGGGCTTGGCCTCTCGATCGTGCGCGATGTCGCCGAAATCTATGGCGGCAGCATCGAGCTTGAGGAAAGCGAGGATCTGGGCGGGTTGCTCGCGCGTCTCCGGCTGCCCCGCGCGGTCTAG